A window of Peromyscus eremicus chromosome 7, PerEre_H2_v1, whole genome shotgun sequence contains these coding sequences:
- the LOC131914632 gene encoding olfactory receptor 7D4-like: MEPENLTATSKFILLGLSKENDIQPLLFWLFLFIYLVCIIGNLLITLAIGSDSHLWTPMYFFLSNLSFTDICFISTTVPKMLVNIQAQNKSITYEGCVTQMYFFMFFSGLDSLLLTVMAYDRFVAICHPLRYMIIMNPYLCGLLLLLSWLICLAYSLLQTLMFLRVSFCKKTEIPHYFCELAQMLKLACSDTHANDILLYCVTGLLGIIPLSGILFSYSKIISSIVGISSARGKYKAFSTCGSHLSVVSLFYGAGLGVYLTSQTSYNSREGSVTSVMYTVVAPMLNPFIYSLRNRDLKQVLRRLFHSTGARSQCDNIKMDT; this comes from the coding sequence ATGGAGCCAGAGAACTTAACAGCCACTTCAAAATTCATTCTTTTGGgactttcaaaagaaaatgatatcCAGCCACTTCTATTTTGgctgttcctgttcatttacttggTCTGCATCATAGGGAATCTGCTTATTACCCTGGCTATTGGCTCTGACTCCCACCTCTGGACTCCAATGTATTTCTTCCTCTCTAACTTATCTTTCACAGACATTTGTTTCATCTCCACCACAGTTCCTAAGATGCTAGTGAACATCCAGGCACAGAATAAATCCATCACCTATGAAGGCTGCGTTACCCAGatgtattttttcatgtttttttctggACTGGATAGTTTGTTACTGACCGTAATGGCCTATGACCGGTTTGTGGCCATATGTCACCCCTTGCGCTACATGATTATCATGAACCCTTACCTTTGTGGTCTTCTACTGCTACTGTCTTGGCTAATCTGCCTGGCCTATTCATTGTTACAAACATTAATGTTTTTGAGGGTGTCTTTCTGCAAGAAAACAGAAATCCCCCACTATttctgtgaacttgctcagatgCTCAAGCTTGCCTGCTCAGACACCCATGCCAATGACATCCTGCTGTACTGTGTAACTGGTTTGCTAGGTATTATTCCTCTGTCTGGGATTCTTTTCTCTTATTCTAAAATCATCAGCTCCATAGTGGGCATTTCATCTGCTAGAGGGAAGTATAAAGCCTTTTCTACTTGTGGGTCTCATCTTTCAGTGGTCTCATTGTTCTACGGTGCAGGCCTTGGTGTTTACCTCACTTCTCAAACATCCTATAACTCCAGAGAGGGTTCAGTCACCTCAGTGATGTATACTGTGGTTGCTCCCATGCTCAACCCCTtcatctacagcctgaggaatAGGGATCTGAAGCAGGTTCTTAGAAGACTGTTTCATAGCACAGGAGCTAGGTCTCAGTGTGATAATATAAAAATGGATACATGA